The Fragaria vesca subsp. vesca linkage group LG2, FraVesHawaii_1.0, whole genome shotgun sequence genome includes a window with the following:
- the LOC101297213 gene encoding LOW QUALITY PROTEIN: proteasome-associated protein ECM29 homolog (The sequence of the model RefSeq protein was modified relative to this genomic sequence to represent the inferred complete CDS: substituted 2 bases at 2 genomic stop codons) yields the protein MAETSSSKSDEEREEMLDRLLTRLALSDDSKLQPLLSKLLPYTISSLSSHSSAVRNKVMEILSHVNKRVKHQPEIGLPLSELWTIFSGADSAPMVRNFCILYMEMAMDRADTKEKENLSPMLLVGVSKLSNQHQEIILRLVVKVIGECHPNGIDGEIAAKYGLITDSQDRSIFIEFCLHTILYQQSSQRECPPGLSIAQANRVTAKQSLNSDILLNRKLGILNVIEAMELAPELVYPLYLTASIDWYILIFPLSVIFISQEPVVKRGEELVKKRAAGANFEDTVLISRLFLLFNGTATSHNVGSESRVTPASPALKGKLMSIFCRSITAANSFPSTLQCIFGCIYGSDTTSRLKQLGMEFTVWVFKHSKIDQLKLMGPVILSGILKSLDTASSSESDATHRDSRTFAYQAIGLLAQRMPQLFRDSTDMAVRLFDALKVETQYFRLSIQEATNSLATAYKGAPSTVLKDLETLLLKGSLYISXWSSNLFFAHXEQSEVRFCAIRWATSLFELQHCPSRYICMLGAADIKLDIREIALEGLFPVEDDGSSMSKIKELHYPKLGDMLDYILSQQPNLSESAETRDQKLQFPSRTYLVIIEFLLKCFESELEHNTSIKGSSQFQWSVEAMCLLLEHAMAYEGSVELYAKASNALIAIGSRIPELVASRYAKKVPWLKQLLSHIDLDTREAAARLLGIASSVLPIDASCALISEIIASVRGINKLRFEVQHGALCALGYVTANCMSRKPAIPEELFQITLKLLVDVVNSETATLASVAVQALGHIGLVVALPSLIVESSSVDILVVLQERLTKLIKGDDSKAIQKIIISIGHICINETSSACLNIALELIFSLSRSKVEDILFAAGEALSFLWGGVPVTADLILKTNYSLSMASKFLMGDPSLSLSTHSPIEMNEANKDRDAMVREAITKKLFDELLYSTRKEDRCAGTVWLLSITMYCGHQPAIQKMLPEIQEAFSHLLGEQNELTQELASQGMSVVYEIGDASMKGNLVNALVNTLTGSGKKKRAIKLAEDSEVFQEGVIGEGLSGGKLSTYKELCNVANEMGQPDLIYKFMDLANYQTSLNSKRGAAFGFSKIAKQAGDALKPRLRSLIPRLVRYQYDPDKNVQDAMSHIWKSLVEDSKKTIDEHLDLIIDDLLIQCGSRLWRTREASCLALADIIQGRKFDQVGKHLRKLWPAAFRAMDDIKETVRNSGDKLCRTLTSLTVRLSDVTLTDVSDASQSMDLVLPFLLTEGILSKVDSIRKASIEVVMKLAKGAGIAIRSHLSDLVCCMLESLSSLEDQGLNYVELHAANAGIQTEKLESLRISIAKGSPMWETLDLCIKVVDAGSLDQLVPRLGQLVRSGVGLNTRVGVASFITLLVQEVGVEIKPYTSKLLRLLFPVVKEEKSAASKRAFADACAVLLKHTVASQAEKLIDDTAALHAGDRNAQVACAVLLKSYSSKASDILDGYLAAILPVIFISRFDDDKYVSGLFEELWEEHTSSERVALQLYLAEIVSLICESIATSSWASKKKVSFFNVQAAQAINKLSEVLGESLASYYNVLLQSLMKEIPGRLWEGKEALLYSIAALCVSCHKAISTDDSHTLNEVLRVVSSACTKKAKKYREAALSCLEQVVKAFGNEEFFNEAFLMLYDMCNASALGASGKATLAGSGAKAEEDHIEQVHVPHEKILDCMTACINVAKVKDIHEQQKNLMQVLTTALSPGFPWTVKISAFSLIKELGSSVHKVVADPQQSNDHANIILLVQELFHSVAPLVVECISTVKVGQVHVAASECLLGIMKLYRDLRSINCTNVQFQGTLLHLYEVEKNGEAKSLLKKCVDTLENITRMSER from the exons ATGGCGGAAACATCGTCTTCCAAATCGGACGAAGAGAGAGAAGAGATGCTGGACCGGCTGCTCACCCGCCTCGCTCTTTCCGACGACTCCAAACTCCAACCTCTACTCTCCAAGCTCCTCCCTTACACTATCTCCTCCCTCTCCTCTCACTCCTCCGCCGTCCGCAACAAG GTTATGGAAATACTGAGTCATGTGAACAAGCGAGTGAAGCATCAACCGGAGATTGGTTTGCCCTTGTCTGAACTATGGACTATATTCTCCGGAGCTGATTCTGCTCCGATGGTCAGGAATTTTTGCATTCTCTACATGGAAATGGCAATGGATCGTGCCGATACAAAG GAGAAAGAAAATTTGTCACCCATGCTTCTGGTGGGAGTCTCAAAGCTTTCTAATCAGCACCAAGAAATTATTCTCAGACTTGTTGTGAAG GTCATTGGTGAATGTCACCCAAATGGAATAGATGGAGAAATTGCTGCAAAGTATGGACTTATAACTGATTCTCAAGACAGGAGCATTTTTATCGAATTTTGCCTTCATACAATCTTATATCAGCAGTCATCTCAAAG AGAATGCCCACCAGGACTTTCAATTGCGCAAGCCAACCGGGTAACAGCTAAACAATCATTGAACAGTGATATACTTCTAAATAGAAAG TTAGGGATCTTGAATGTTATTGAGGCCATGGAGCTGGCCCCTGAGCTCGTTTATCCTTTGTACCTGACTGCCTCCATAGATTGGTATATACTAATCTTCCCATTATCTGTAATCTTTATATC TCAAGAGCCTGTCGTTAAGAGAGGAGAGGAGCTTGTAAAGAAGAGGGCTGCTGGTGCTAATTTTGAAGATACAGTCCTCATAAGCAGACTTTTTTTGTTATTTAATG GTACTGCTACATCTCACAATGTTGGTTCTGAATCTAGAGTCACTCCAGCAAGTCCGGCTTTGAAAGGAAAACTGATGTCTATTTTCTGCCGGTCTATCACAGCAGCTAACAGTTTCCCTTCAACTTTACAGTGCATTTTTGGATGCATATATG GGAGTGATACCACATCAAGGTTGAAGCAGTTGGGAATGGAATTCACTGTCTGGGTATTTAAACAT TCCAAAATCGATCAACTTAAACTAATGGGCCCTGTCATACTGAGTGGAATTCTGAAGTCACTTGACACTGCTTCAAGTTCAGAATCAG ATGCTACTCATAGAGACTCCAGAACTTTCGCTTATCAAGCTATTGGATTGCTCGCACAGCGTATGCCTCAGCTTTTCAG AGATTCGACTGACATGGCTGTGCGTCTCTTTGATGCATTGAAGGTAGAGACCCAATATTTTCGCCTTAGTATTCAAGAAGCAACAAATTCTCTTGCCACTGCTTATAAG GGAGCACCCTCAACAGTGCTAAAGGATCTGGAGACTCTTTTGCTCAA GGGTTCATTATACATTTCCTAATGGAGTTCTAATTTATTTTTTGCTCACTAGGAACAAAGTGAAGTGAGATTCTGTGCTATAAGATGGGCAACTTCTTTATTTGAGTTGCAACATTGTCCAAGTCGGTATATCTGTATGCTTGGGGCTGCTGATATTAAGCTGGATATAAG GGAGATTGCATTGGAAGGCCTTTTTCCTGTGGAAGATGATGGATCAAGTATGAGCAAGATAAAAGAGCTACATTACCCCAAACTTGGAGACATGTTAGATTATATTCTTTCACAGCAGCCAAACTTGTCAGAATCAGCTGAGACCAGGGATCAGAAGCTTCAGTTTCCCTCAAGAACGTATCTAGTTATTATTGAATTTTTGTTGAAGTGCTTCGAGTCAGAATTGGAGCATAATACTTCAATTAAAGGATCATCTCAGTTTCAATGGTCTGTAGAAGCAATGTGCTTGCTCCTGGAACATGCTATGGCATATGAAGGATCTGTTGAGTTGTACGCCAAGGCTTCCAATGCATTGATTGCAATTGGATCTCGTATACCAGAG CTGGTAGCTTCACGTTATGCAAAAAAAGTTCCATGGCTAAAACAATTATTGAGTCATATTGACTTAGATACCCGTGAAGCGGCTGCACGTTTGCTTGGGATTGCTTCCTCCGTTCTTCCTATAGATGCTTCATGTGCTCTGATATCTGAAATAATTGCCTCAGTAAGGGGAATAAATAAGTTAAG ATTTGAGGTTCAGCATGGAGCATTATGTGCATTAGGTTATGTTACTGCAAATTGTATGTCTAGAAAACCAGCT ATCCCAGAGGAATTATTTCAAATTACATTAAAGTTACTTGTCGATGTTGTTAATTCTGAGACTGCAACACTAGCATCAGTAGCGGTCCAAGCACTAGGTCATATTGGACTGGTTGTTGCATTGCCTTCTCTTATTGTTGAGTCTAGTTCAG TTGATATTCTGGTGGTTTTACAAGAAAGATTGACAAAGCTAATTAAGGGTGATGACTCCAAAGCAATTCAGAAGATTATTATATCCATTGGCCACATCTGCATCAATGAAACATCATCTGCATGTCTTAATATTGCCCTGGAGTTAATATTCAGTCTTTCCCGATCTAAG GTTGAGGATATCCTCTTTGCTGCTGGCGAGGCACTATCGTTTTTGTGGGGTGGTGTTCCGGTGACTGCGGATTTGATTCTCAAAACTAATTATTCACTCTCCATGGCTTCTAAGTTCCTCATGGGAGACCCGAGTTTATCTCTCTCAACACATAGCCCTATAGAAATGAATGAAGCTAATAAAGATCGTGATGCCATGGTTCGAGAAGCAATTACTAAAAAGCTTTTTGATGAACTTCTATACAGTACAAGAAAGGAAGATCGCTGTGCTGGAACTGTATGGCTATTATCAATTACCATGTATTGTGGCCATCAACCAGCTATCCAGAAAATGCTTCCAGAAATTCAG GAGGCTTTTTCACATCTTCTTGGGGAGCAGAATGAACTCACACAGGAGCTTGCCTCCCAAGGGATGAGCGTTGTGTATGAAATTGGTGATGCGTCGATGAAAGGAAACTTGGTAAATGCGCTTGTAAACACTCTGACAGGTTCAGGGAAGAAAAAAAGAGCTATAAAG CTTGCTGAAGACTCAGAAGTGTTTCAAGAGGGAGTTATTGGTGAAGGTCTTAGTGGAGGGAAACTCAGTACATACAAGGAGCTGTGCAACGTAGCGAATGAGATGGGACAACCAGATCTGATTTATAAGTTTATGGATCTGGCTAATTATCAAACTTCTCTGAATTCAAAAAGGGGTGCTGCCTTTGGTTTTTCAAAGATAGCAAAGCAAGCAGGAGATGCTCTGAAGCCACGCTTGCGGTCCTTAATTCCAAGGCTTGTTCGTTATCAGTATGATCCTGACAAAAATGTGCAG GATGCCATGTCACACATATGGAAGTCACTGGTGGAAGATTCAAAGAAGACCATTGATGAACACTTGGACCTCATTATTGATGACTTGTTAATACAGTGTGGATCTAGGCTTTGGCGCACACGAGAGGCATCCTGTCTTGCCCTTGCAGATATCATCCAGGGCCGCAAGTTTGATCAG GTTGGGAAGCATTTAAGGAAGTTATGGCCAGCAGCATTCCGTGCCATGGATGATATTAAAGAGACTGTTCGAAATTCTGGAGACAAGTTATGCCGTACTTTAACTTCATTGACAGTGAGGCTTTCTGATGTCACCCTAACTGATGTATCAGATGCAAGCCAATCAATGGATCTTGTTCTGCCTTTTTTGCTTACAGAAGGCATACTAAGTAAAGTTGATAGTATTCGGAAGGCATCTATAGAGGTTGTTATGAAGCTTGCAAAG GGGGCTGGCATTGCAATCCGTTCACATTTATCTGATCTAGTTTGCTGCATGCTGGAAAGTTTGTCGAGCCTTGAGGACCAAGGGCTTAATTACGTCGAG TTGCATGCAGCAAATGCTGGGATACAGACAGAGAAGCTTGAGAGTTTGAGAATTTCGATTGCAAAAGGCTCTCCGATGTGGGAAACTCTTGATCTCTGCATAAAAGTTGTGGATGCAGGATCATTAGATCAATTGGTTCCCCGTCTTGGTCAACTGGTTCGATCTGGGGTGGGTCTCAATACAAG GGTTGGTGTCGCCAGCTTTATTACCTTACTAGTTCAAGAAGTTGGTGTTGAAATTAAACCATATACGAGCAAGCTACTGAGGCTGTTGTTTCCAGTTGTGAAGGAGGAAAAAAGTGCTGCATCAAAACGAGCCTTTGCTGATGCATGTGCAGTACTTTTAAAACATACAGTAGCCTCGCAGGCTGAAAAGTTGATCGACGACACTGCAGCTTTGCATGCTGGTGACCGAAATGCTCAAGTTGCCTGTGCAGTTTTATTGAAAAGCTATTCATCCAAGGCGTCAGACATTTTGGATGGATATCTTGCAGCTATACTTCCAGTAATTTTTATTTCAAG GTTTGACGATGACAAGTATGTTTCTGGCCTGTTTGAAGAGTTGTGGGAAGAGCATACAAGTAGTGAACGTGTAGCCCTCCAGTTATACTTGGCAGAAATTGTTTCTCTTATTTGTGAGAGTATTGCAACATCCTCTTGGGCAAGTAAAAAGAAG GTCTCATTCTTCAACGTGCAGGCAGCCCAGGCAATTAACAAGCTCAGTGAAGTTTTGGGTGAATCTTTGGCTTCTTACTATAATGTCTTGCTCCAGTCTCTTATGAAAGAGATTCCTGGTCGGTTATGGGAG GGAAAGGAAGCTCTATTATATTCGATTGCTGCACTTTGTGTGTCATGCCACAAAGCAATTTCAACTGATGATTCTCACACTCTGAATGAAGTTTTGAGGGTGGTATCTTCAGCATGCACAAAGAAGGCAAAGAAATATCGTGAGGCAGCTCTATCCTGTCTGGAACAG GTTGTAAAGGCCTTTGGTAATGAGGAGTTCTTTAACGAGGCATTTCTAATGTTGTATGATATGTGTAATGCTTCCGCTCTCGGTGCTTCTGGGAAAGCAACTTTGGCTGGAAGTGGTGCTAAAGCAG AAGAGGATCACATTGAGCAGGTTCATGTTCCACATGAGAAAATTTTGGACTGCATGACCGCTTGCATTAATGTGGCTAAGGTAAAAGATATTCATGAACAACAGAAGAATTTAATGCAGGTCTTGACTACTGCTCTGTCACCTGGATTTCCATGGACAG TCAAAATATCTGCCTTTTCATTGATAAAGGAACTTGGTTCAAGTGTCCACAAGGTTGTGGCTGACCCTCAACAAAGTAATGATCATGCTAACATTATTTTGTTAGTTCAGGAG TTGTTTCACTCAGTGGCACCTCTAGTTGTCGAATGCATAAGCACAGTTAAAGTTGGGCAG GTTCATGTTGCTGCTTCAGAGTGCCTTTTAGGGATCATGAAGCTTTACAGAGACCTTCGGTCAATCAACTGTACTAATGTACAATTTCAGGGTACACTCTTGCATCTGTATGAAGTGGAGAAAAATGGCGAAGCAAAGTCCTTGTTGAAAAAATGTGTTGATACTCTTGAAAACATAACTAGAATGTCCGAGAGATAA
- the LOC101297508 gene encoding nucleolar GTP-binding protein 1-like: MVQYNFKRMTVVPSGKDFIDIILSRTQRQTPTVVHKGYAINRLRQFYMRKVKYTQTNFHEKLSTIIDEFPRLDDIHPFYGDLLHVLYNKDHYKLALGQINTARNLISKIAKDYVKLLKYGDSLYRCKSLKVAALGRMCTVIKRIGPSLAYLEQIRQHMARLPSIDPNTRTILICGYPNVGKSSFINKITRADVDVQPYAFTTKSLFVGHTDYKYLRYQVIDTPGILDRPFEDRNIIEMCSITALAHLRAAVLFFLDISGSCGYTIAQQAALFQSIKSLFMNKPLIIVCNKTDLQPLEGISEEDMKLVTEMKSEAMKTVIGQGGEATNDDGVLLTMSTLTEEGVTSVKNAACERLLNQRVELKMKTKKINDCLNRFHVAMPKPRDHKERPVCIPQAVLEARAKQAAEKEKRTTEKDLENQNGGAGVYSASLKKNYILAHDEWKEDIMPEILDGHNVFDFVDPDILIRLEELEQEEGLWQAEVDDDVEMGGMELTPEEQKALAEIRKKKSLLIQQHRIKKSTAESRPTVPRKFDKDREFTSKRMGRQLSALGIDPSMAINRARSRSVSMRGRKRERSVKDGNGSGSDMEDTPNKKLRSMSRPHSRSRSRPPTDVVPGDGFKDSDQKSKALDKARKSVKNRNKNARRGEADRVIPNMKPKHLFSGKRSNGKTQRR; encoded by the coding sequence ATGGTGCAATATAATTTCAAGAGGATGACTGTTGTCCCCAGTGGGAAGGACTTCATTGATATTATCCTGTCTCGTACCCAGAGGCAGACCCCAACTGTTGTCCACAAGGGTTATGCCATTAATCGCCTGCGTCAGTTCTATATGCGCAAGGTGAAATATACCCAGACTAATTTTCATGAGAAGCTCTCTACTATCATCGATGAATTTCCTAGGCTGGATGACATCCACCCTTTCTATGGCGATCTTCTACATGTTCTCTACAACAAGGACCATTACAAGCTCGCGCTTGGGCAGATCAATACTGCAAGGAACCTTATTTCCAAGATTGCTAAGGATTATGTCAAGTTGCTGAAGTATGGTGATTCACTTTACCGATGCAAGAGTCTCAAGGTTGCTGCTCTTGGCCGTATGTGCACGGTTATAAAGAGGATTGGTCCCAGTTTAGCTTATCTGGAACAAATCAGGCAACACATGGCAAGGCTTCCTTCAATTGATCCAAACACCCGGACAATATTGATTTGCGGCTATCCAAATGTGGGAAAGAGTTCATTCATCAACAAGATCACTAGGGCCGATGTTGATGTCCAGCCTTATGCTTTTACTACCAAGTCACTCTTTGTGGGGCATACAGATTACAAGTACTTGAGGTACCAGGTTATTGATACACCTGGGATTTTGGACCGACCATTTGAAGACCGCAACATTATTGAGATGTGCAGCATCACAGCATTGGCACATTTGAGAGCTGCTGTTTTGTTCTTCTTGGACATCTCAGGTTCTTGCGGTTATACCATTGCCCAACAAGCAGCCCTTTTTCAAAGCATTAAGTCTCTATTCATGAACAAACCATTGATTATAGTCTGCAACAAGACTGATTTGCAGCCATTGGAGGGCATATCTGAGGAAGACATGAAGTTGGTCACAGAGATGAAATCTGAAGCTATGAAGACTGTGATTGGTCAAGGAGGCGAGGCTACAAATGATGACGGGGTACTCTTGACCATGAGTACTTTGACTGAGGAGGGGGTTACTTCTGTAAAAAATGCAGCTTGTGAGAGGTTATTGAATCAGAGAGTTGAGCTGAAGATGAAAACTAAAAAGATAAATGATTGTTTAAATCGTTTTCATGTTGCGATGCCAAAACCACGTGACCATAAGGAAAGGCCTGTATGTATACCTCAGGCTGTTTTAGAAGCCAGGGCTAAGCAAGCAGCAGAGAAGGAAAAGAGAACTACTGAAAAGGATTTGGAGAATCAAAATGGTGGTGCAGGTGTTTACTCTGCCAGTTTGAAGAAGAATTATATTCTAGCTCATGACGAGTGGAAAGAGGATATCATGCCTGAAATTCTTGATGGGCACAATGTCTTTGACTTTGTTGATCCTGATATTTTAATCAGGCTTGAGGAGTTAGAACAAGAAGAAGGACTGTGGCAGGCAGAGGTGGATGATGATGTTGAGATGGGTGGAATGGAGTTGACTCCAGAAGAGCAGAAGGCATTGGCTGAGATAAGGAAAAAGAAAAGCCTGCTGATTCAACAACATAGGATCAAGAAAAGTACAGCAGAGAGTCGACCTACAGTACCTAGGAAATTTGACAAGGACAGGGAGTTCACATCAAAGAGAATGGGGAGGCAGCTGTCAGCGCTGGGAATTGATCCTAGTATGGCAATTAACCGCGCCCGCAGCAGATCTGTTTCTATGAGGGGCCGAAAGAGAGAGAGATCAGTTAAGGATGGTAATGGTAGTGGTTCTGACATGGAGGATACACCCAACAAGAAGTTGCGCTCGATGTCTAGACCTCATTCAAGGTCTAGATCAAGACCGCCTACTGATGTTGTCCCTGGTGATGGCTTTAAGGACTCTGATCAAAAGTCTAAAGCACTAGACAAGGCCCGGAAATCTGTGAAGAACAGAAACAAGAACGCTAGACGTGGAGAGGCAGATAGAGTTATTCCCAATATGAAACCAAAGCATTTGTTCTCTGGAAAACGCTCAAATGGAAAGACCCAAAGGCGCTAA